In Blautia sp. SC05B48, a single genomic region encodes these proteins:
- a CDS encoding branched-chain amino acid ABC transporter permease, giving the protein MKNMKNKTTKNNMINYGIVIVLFVIVQALSSTGNLSRLLMGLLVPLCVYTIASVSLNLVVGFSGELSLGHAGFMCVGAFSSALFSQVAADSIPQVPRFILAILVGAAVAALFGVIIGIPVLRLRGDYLAIVTLAFGEIIKNLINVLYIGVDDKGIHVATSAAGLHLEAGGKQILKGALGISGTATLYKDIKSYFFLIGVLLLLLTLFIVQNLVNSRSGRAIMSTRDNRIAAESVGINITRYKLLAFTISAALAGVAGVLYAHNLSLLKVSVFDYNMSILVLVYVVLGGIGNIRGSIIATIILYALPELLRGFANYRMLIYAIVLIIMMLFNWAPAARDWRARMVEKFKGKKEKKEVA; this is encoded by the coding sequence AACAACAAAAAATAACATGATCAACTATGGAATCGTCATTGTACTTTTTGTCATTGTGCAGGCGCTTTCCTCGACGGGAAATCTTTCCAGACTGCTTATGGGACTTCTGGTTCCTCTTTGTGTTTATACCATCGCATCCGTTTCGTTGAATCTGGTAGTTGGTTTTTCCGGTGAGCTGAGTCTTGGACATGCAGGCTTTATGTGCGTGGGAGCCTTTTCCAGCGCCCTGTTTTCTCAGGTGGCTGCAGATTCTATCCCGCAGGTTCCGCGCTTTATCCTTGCGATCCTTGTAGGTGCGGCAGTTGCAGCCCTGTTCGGTGTGATCATCGGTATCCCTGTACTTCGTCTCCGCGGGGATTATCTTGCCATCGTTACACTGGCATTCGGTGAGATCATCAAGAACCTGATCAACGTGCTTTATATTGGTGTGGATGACAAGGGTATTCATGTTGCAACCAGTGCGGCAGGTCTTCATCTGGAAGCCGGCGGAAAGCAGATCCTCAAGGGTGCCCTTGGTATTTCCGGAACAGCAACCCTTTATAAAGATATCAAGAGTTACTTTTTCCTGATCGGTGTGCTCCTGCTCCTTCTGACTCTGTTTATTGTACAGAACCTGGTAAATTCCAGAAGTGGTCGTGCAATTATGTCAACCAGAGATAACCGTATCGCAGCAGAATCCGTAGGAATCAATATCACCAGATACAAACTGCTTGCATTTACAATTTCCGCAGCCCTTGCGGGAGTGGCAGGCGTGCTGTATGCACATAATCTTTCTCTTCTGAAGGTATCTGTATTTGATTACAACATGTCCATCCTGGTACTGGTATATGTGGTACTTGGCGGGATCGGAAATATCAGAGGATCGATCATCGCAACCATTATCCTTTATGCGCTGCCTGAGCTTCTCCGCGGATTTGCAAACTACCGTATGCTGATCTATGCCATCGTGCTGATCATCATGATGCTCTTTAACTGGGCACCGGCAGCAAGAGACTGGAGAGCACGTATGGTAGAGAAATTCAAAGGCAAAAAAGAGAAAAAGGAGGTGGCCTGA
- a CDS encoding ABC transporter ATP-binding protein, which yields MAMLEVNNLSIQFGGLRAVDGFNMTIEKGQLYGLIGPNGAGKTTVFNLLTGVYKPTEGIIKLDGQDITGKSTIEINKAGIARTFQNIRLFKDMPVLDNVKVGLHNHHPYSTLTGILRLPKYYKVEKEMNERAMEILRVFDLDKEADTLAGNLPYGKQRKLEIARALATEPKLLLLDEPAAGMNPNETQELMDTIRFVREHFDMTVLLIEHDMKLVGGICEELTVLNFGQVLIQGETSAVLKDPTVITAYLGE from the coding sequence ATGGCAATGCTGGAAGTAAATAATCTGTCTATCCAGTTCGGCGGTCTTCGTGCTGTTGACGGCTTTAATATGACCATTGAGAAGGGACAGCTCTATGGACTGATCGGACCTAACGGTGCCGGTAAGACAACAGTATTCAATCTTCTCACAGGCGTGTATAAGCCTACAGAGGGAATCATTAAACTTGACGGCCAGGACATCACAGGAAAAAGCACCATTGAGATCAACAAGGCCGGAATCGCAAGAACTTTCCAGAATATCCGTCTTTTCAAGGATATGCCGGTTCTTGACAATGTAAAAGTAGGACTTCACAATCATCATCCATATTCCACACTGACCGGGATCTTAAGACTGCCGAAATATTATAAGGTAGAAAAAGAGATGAATGAACGTGCAATGGAGATACTGAGGGTGTTTGATCTGGATAAGGAAGCAGATACTCTGGCAGGAAACCTGCCTTATGGTAAACAGCGTAAGCTGGAGATCGCCAGAGCTCTTGCCACAGAGCCGAAGCTTCTTCTCCTGGATGAGCCGGCGGCTGGTATGAACCCGAATGAGACACAGGAGCTGATGGATACTATCCGTTTTGTGCGGGAGCATTTTGATATGACTGTTCTTCTGATCGAGCACGACATGAAACTGGTGGGCGGTATCTGTGAGGAACTTACAGTTCTGAACTTCGGTCAGGTACTGATCCAGGGTGAGACATCTGCAGTGCTGAAAGACCCGACGGTTATCACTGCATATCTGGGAGAATAA
- a CDS encoding ABC transporter ATP-binding protein, translated as MAMLEVKDLQVYYGVIQALKGISFHVNQGEVIALIGANGAGKTTTLQTLTGILSPKSGSIVFEGKDLTRTPAHKIVEMGMAHVPEGRRVFADMSVYENLLLGAYTRKDKAEIAESLASVYKRFPRLEERKGQRAGTLSGGEQQMLAMGRALMSRPRIILMDEPSMGLSPIFVNEIFDIIREVSESGTTVLLVEQNAKKALSIADRAYVLETGSITMDGKAEDLLNDEAVQKAYLGE; from the coding sequence ATGGCAATGTTGGAAGTAAAGGACCTCCAGGTCTATTATGGTGTGATCCAGGCTCTGAAGGGAATTTCTTTTCATGTAAATCAGGGAGAGGTTATTGCGCTGATCGGTGCCAATGGCGCCGGAAAGACAACCACACTTCAGACACTTACCGGAATTCTTTCTCCGAAGTCCGGAAGCATTGTGTTTGAGGGAAAAGACCTCACAAGAACACCGGCTCATAAGATCGTAGAGATGGGTATGGCGCATGTTCCGGAGGGAAGACGTGTATTTGCGGATATGTCCGTTTATGAGAATCTTCTCCTTGGAGCCTATACAAGAAAGGACAAGGCAGAGATCGCAGAGAGTCTTGCAAGTGTATACAAGAGATTTCCGCGTCTGGAAGAACGTAAAGGACAGCGTGCCGGAACACTTTCCGGTGGTGAGCAGCAGATGCTTGCCATGGGACGTGCACTGATGAGCAGACCAAGGATCATTTTGATGGATGAGCCGTCCATGGGTCTGTCACCGATCTTTGTAAATGAGATTTTTGACATTATCCGTGAGGTGAGCGAGAGCGGAACTACGGTACTTCTTGTTGAGCAGAATGCAAAGAAGGCACTTTCCATTGCAGATCGTGCCTATGTTCTGGAAACAGGAAGCATCACTATGGATGGAAAGGCTGAGGATCTTCTGAACGATGAGGCTGTTCAGAAGGCATATCTTGGAGAGTAG
- a CDS encoding cytidylate kinase-like family protein — protein sequence MDNFVITIARQYGSGGRTIGEELAKKLGISYYDKDIIRMASEESGIHEQLFGRADENVSTKQRFFAKSGIYKGELIPPQSKDFTSDENLFNYQAKVIRQLAETESCVIIGRCANMILKDYSNVLRVFVYGDWDFRIREASKKLSGTTKDIEKFMHKDDKRKEDFCKRFMGVDWTDMTKYNLCLDNGTLGYEKCVEEIESALEILKK from the coding sequence ATGGATAATTTCGTAATTACCATTGCAAGACAGTATGGAAGCGGCGGACGTACCATCGGAGAGGAGCTTGCAAAGAAATTAGGGATTTCTTACTATGATAAGGATATCATCCGCATGGCATCTGAGGAGAGCGGCATTCATGAGCAGCTTTTTGGAAGGGCAGATGAAAATGTCAGCACAAAGCAGAGATTTTTTGCAAAGTCCGGAATCTACAAGGGTGAGCTGATCCCACCTCAGAGCAAGGATTTCACATCAGATGAGAACCTGTTTAATTATCAGGCAAAGGTGATCCGGCAGCTGGCAGAAACAGAGTCCTGTGTGATCATCGGACGTTGTGCAAATATGATCCTGAAAGACTATTCCAATGTTCTCCGTGTGTTTGTTTACGGAGACTGGGATTTCCGTATCCGCGAGGCAAGCAAGAAGCTCAGCGGAACCACAAAGGACATTGAGAAATTCATGCATAAAGATGACAAACGCAAAGAAGATTTCTGCAAACGATTCATGGGTGTTGACTGGACAGACATGACGAAATACAATCTGTGCCTGGATAACGGTACCCTTGGCTATGAGAAATGCGTGGAGGAGATCGAGAGTGCACTTGAGATCCTGAAGAAATAA
- a CDS encoding polysaccharide deacetylase family protein yields MDKGKKYFRAVTVAVLLVVLSGYGKISDRTFRMQMARMIAGEGMLRLVEAQYGQKAAEPVAKTISDRSETEDRPRAALTFDDGPHATYTPLLLDGLRKRGIHATFFLMGKNIRGNEEIVTQMQRDGHLIGNHTYDHVQLDKLPGDQACQQIIKTNNEIYEITGEYPMYLRPPYGAWPKDLELCVTMLPVFWDVDTLDWKSKNVRSVENIVKRQVKDGSIILMHDSFSTSVEAALEIADMLTEEGYDLVTADQLLVM; encoded by the coding sequence ATGGATAAGGGAAAAAAATATTTCCGGGCAGTGACAGTGGCAGTACTGCTGGTCGTACTCAGTGGATATGGGAAAATTTCAGACCGTACGTTTCGGATGCAGATGGCCAGAATGATCGCCGGTGAGGGAATGCTCCGGCTGGTGGAAGCACAGTACGGACAAAAAGCAGCAGAACCCGTGGCCAAGACGATATCTGACAGGAGTGAAACGGAGGACCGTCCCAGGGCCGCACTCACCTTTGATGACGGACCGCATGCAACATATACACCTCTGCTTCTGGATGGCCTGCGGAAGCGTGGAATCCATGCCACATTTTTTCTTATGGGAAAAAATATCCGGGGAAATGAGGAGATCGTAACGCAGATGCAGAGAGACGGCCATCTCATCGGTAATCACACGTATGATCACGTGCAGCTTGATAAGCTTCCAGGTGATCAGGCCTGCCAGCAGATCATAAAGACGAATAATGAGATCTACGAGATCACCGGAGAGTATCCCATGTATCTTCGCCCGCCCTACGGTGCCTGGCCGAAGGATCTGGAGCTCTGCGTGACCATGCTGCCGGTATTCTGGGATGTGGATACCCTGGACTGGAAATCAAAAAATGTCCGTTCTGTGGAAAATATCGTAAAAAGACAAGTGAAGGATGGCTCCATTATCCTGATGCATGACAGCTTTTCTACCTCTGTGGAAGCAGCCCTGGAGATCGCGGATATGCTTACGGAAGAAGGATATGACCTGGTAACTGCAGACCAACTGCTTGTAATGTAA
- a CDS encoding replication-associated recombination protein A has product MDLFEYAKSKTLDQESPLASRLRPRTLDEVVGQQHIVGKDKLLYRAIKADKLTSVIFYGPPGTGKTTLAKVIANTTSASFTQINATVAGKKDMEAVVKQAQDDLGMYGKKTILFIDEIHRFNKGQQDYLLPFVEDGTIILIGATTENPYFEVNGALLSRSIIFELKSLEIPEIKELILRAVNDPERGMGSYGAVIDEDALEFLADMAGGDARSALNAIELGILTTPRDTDGKIHLTLEVASECIQKRVVRYDKNGDNHYDIISAFIKSMRGSDPDAAVYYLAKMLYAGEDVKFIARRIMILASEDIGNADPQALCVATAAAQAVERVGMPESQIILSQAVTYMACAPKSNSAVNAIQEAMRCVKAKKTTVPVHLQDAHYGGHESLGHGIGYKYAHDYPNHYVKQQYMPSEIEGEHFYELSDMGYEKKLKEHMKKIHEEAK; this is encoded by the coding sequence ATGGATTTATTTGAATACGCAAAGTCAAAAACGCTGGATCAGGAATCGCCCCTTGCATCCAGGCTGCGTCCGCGAACGCTGGATGAGGTGGTGGGGCAGCAGCACATTGTAGGAAAAGATAAATTGCTGTATCGTGCTATAAAGGCGGATAAGCTGACATCTGTTATCTTTTATGGCCCTCCGGGAACCGGAAAGACCACCCTGGCAAAAGTCATCGCCAATACCACAAGCGCCAGCTTTACCCAGATCAATGCAACCGTAGCAGGGAAGAAAGATATGGAAGCAGTTGTAAAGCAGGCACAGGACGATCTCGGCATGTATGGAAAAAAGACCATTCTGTTCATTGATGAGATCCACCGTTTCAACAAGGGACAGCAGGATTATCTTCTTCCTTTTGTTGAGGACGGAACCATCATTCTTATCGGGGCCACAACAGAGAATCCATATTTTGAGGTAAACGGAGCGCTTCTTTCAAGATCGATCATCTTTGAACTGAAGTCCCTGGAGATACCGGAAATAAAGGAACTGATCCTGCGTGCGGTTAACGATCCGGAACGTGGAATGGGAAGCTATGGGGCGGTGATCGACGAGGATGCTCTGGAATTTCTGGCAGATATGGCAGGAGGAGACGCCAGAAGCGCTTTAAACGCCATAGAACTGGGAATCCTCACCACGCCTCGGGATACAGACGGTAAGATCCATCTGACCCTTGAGGTGGCTTCTGAGTGTATCCAGAAGCGTGTGGTGCGCTACGATAAGAACGGGGACAATCATTATGATATCATTTCTGCCTTTATCAAGAGCATGCGAGGCTCCGACCCGGATGCGGCAGTCTATTATCTGGCAAAAATGCTCTATGCAGGAGAAGATGTGAAATTTATCGCAAGAAGGATCATGATCCTTGCTTCCGAAGATATCGGAAACGCAGATCCCCAGGCCCTCTGCGTGGCAACGGCAGCAGCACAGGCAGTGGAACGTGTGGGAATGCCGGAGTCCCAGATCATTCTTTCCCAGGCAGTTACCTATATGGCCTGTGCACCCAAGAGCAATTCTGCAGTAAATGCCATACAGGAAGCCATGCGCTGCGTGAAGGCGAAGAAGACAACCGTTCCGGTGCATCTGCAGGATGCCCATTATGGTGGCCACGAAAGTCTGGGTCATGGTATCGGATATAAATATGCCCATGATTATCCGAACCACTATGTAAAACAGCAGTATATGCCATCAGAAATCGAAGGAGAACATTTTTACGAGCTCAGTGATATGGGATATGAAAAGAAACTGAAAGAGCATATGAAGAAGATCCACGAAGAAGCGAAATAA
- a CDS encoding DUF4364 family protein, producing MASPFTTYKLIILYMLQNSDGDLTNSQITDFILDRKYTNYFQLQQAVSELVEADLVEMSSQSNRSYYRLTSEGKNTLKYFSKELSSDIKKEVEEYLNSLHCKIEEHLLTPADYYPTKEGSYSVRLRIIESGVSIVDLSINVPNLAAAQSVCESWPYKYQNVYDKIMEELL from the coding sequence ATGGCATCACCTTTTACAACCTATAAGCTTATTATTTTATATATGCTGCAGAATTCCGATGGGGATCTCACAAATTCCCAGATCACCGATTTTATCCTGGACCGGAAATACACCAATTATTTTCAGCTCCAGCAGGCAGTTTCCGAACTTGTGGAGGCAGATCTGGTGGAAATGTCTTCACAGTCCAACCGCAGTTACTATCGACTGACCTCCGAGGGAAAAAACACTCTGAAATATTTTTCCAAAGAACTTTCCTCTGACATCAAGAAAGAAGTGGAAGAATATCTCAATTCCCTCCACTGCAAGATCGAAGAACATCTCCTGACTCCTGCAGATTACTATCCCACCAAAGAGGGTAGCTACTCGGTACGTCTGCGGATCATCGAAAGCGGCGTCAGCATCGTTGATCTCAGCATCAATGTGCCAAATCTTGCTGCTGCACAGTCTGTATGTGAAAGCTGGCCTTATAAATACCAGAATGTTTATGACAAAATAATGGAGGAGCTTCTCTGA
- a CDS encoding TIGR01212 family radical SAM protein (This family includes YhcC from E. coli K-12, an uncharacterized radical SAM protein.) — protein sequence MKRWNDKPYHSLDYMLRERYGEKVYRVALNGGMSCPNRDGTLGKKGCIFCSQGGSGDFAANAALSITEQINTQIKSLSSKRPIHKYIAYFQAYTNTYAPVEHLRKIFTEAISHPDIVALSIGTRPDCLGDDVLDLLYSLNQIKPVWVELGLQTIHEDTARYIRRGYPLSCFDTAVKNLRAGGIEVIVHTILGLPGESRKDILETMAYLNAMDIQGIKLQLLHVLRGTDLAADHEAGLFRTYERDEYLNLVIDCLEHLRPDIVIHRVTGDGPKDLLIAPLWASRKREVLNLLHHRMKERASFQGKALEALSRSQ from the coding sequence ATGAAGCGCTGGAACGACAAGCCTTATCATTCTCTGGACTATATGCTCCGGGAGCGATACGGCGAAAAGGTCTACCGGGTTGCATTAAACGGCGGCATGTCCTGTCCCAACCGTGACGGCACCCTGGGCAAAAAAGGCTGCATCTTCTGCAGCCAGGGCGGAAGCGGAGATTTTGCAGCAAACGCCGCTCTTTCCATTACAGAGCAGATCAACACACAGATCAAAAGTCTCTCTTCCAAACGCCCGATCCATAAATATATCGCCTATTTTCAGGCATATACAAACACATATGCTCCTGTGGAACACCTGCGTAAGATCTTCACAGAAGCCATCTCCCATCCGGATATCGTGGCACTGTCCATTGGTACCAGACCGGACTGTCTGGGAGATGATGTACTGGATCTTCTTTATTCCCTGAACCAGATCAAACCGGTGTGGGTGGAGCTGGGACTCCAGACTATCCATGAAGATACCGCCAGATATATACGGCGCGGCTATCCACTGTCCTGTTTTGATACCGCAGTAAAAAATCTCCGCGCAGGCGGCATCGAAGTGATCGTCCACACCATCCTGGGGCTTCCCGGTGAAAGCCGGAAGGATATCCTGGAAACAATGGCTTATCTGAACGCCATGGATATCCAGGGGATCAAGCTGCAGCTTCTTCATGTACTGCGTGGTACAGATCTTGCCGCTGATCATGAAGCCGGTCTTTTCCGCACTTATGAACGGGACGAGTATCTGAACCTTGTCATTGACTGTCTGGAACATCTCAGACCGGATATCGTGATCCACCGGGTCACCGGCGATGGACCGAAGGATCTGCTGATCGCACCTTTATGGGCCAGCCGCAAACGAGAAGTTTTAAACCTTCTTCATCACCGGATGAAAGAAAGAGCAAGTTTTCAGGGAAAAGCTCTCGAAGCCCTTTCCCGCAGCCAGTAA
- a CDS encoding YesL family protein — protein sequence MNRFFNMDNKFFVFMGRVADLLLLNFLCILCCIPVVTAGASITALYYVTLKMARDEESYIARSFFHSFKQNFKQATIINIIMLLTAAVLFIDLRIARVGSGAMYKGLFSLFIAFALIYAMILLYIYPILSKFFNSVKNTFVNAFLMSVRHLPLTLLMLVISASPLLLMWLFAYVSYARFTSILIMLFILMGFSTLAYWKSKIFVKIFDNYIPKDENEENGEEKNEPKEA from the coding sequence ATGAATCGTTTTTTCAACATGGACAACAAATTCTTCGTGTTCATGGGACGCGTAGCAGACCTGCTTCTTCTGAATTTTCTGTGCATCCTCTGCTGCATTCCGGTTGTCACCGCAGGCGCCTCCATAACAGCTCTCTACTATGTCACACTAAAGATGGCAAGAGACGAGGAATCCTATATTGCCCGCAGCTTTTTCCACTCCTTCAAACAGAACTTCAAACAGGCGACCATCATCAATATCATCATGCTCCTCACCGCTGCTGTTCTGTTTATCGATCTTCGGATCGCCAGAGTCGGAAGCGGAGCTATGTACAAAGGACTTTTCAGTCTGTTCATTGCATTTGCACTGATCTATGCGATGATCCTTCTGTACATTTATCCGATCCTTTCCAAATTTTTTAATTCCGTCAAGAATACCTTTGTAAATGCATTCCTGATGTCCGTCCGCCATCTTCCGCTGACACTTTTGATGCTTGTGATCTCTGCGTCCCCACTCCTACTGATGTGGCTTTTTGCTTATGTGAGCTACGCACGGTTTACATCCATCCTGATCATGCTTTTTATTCTGATGGGATTTTCTACGCTGGCGTACTGGAAATCGAAGATCTTTGTAAAGATCTTCGATAACTATATACCGAAAGATGAAAACGAAGAAAACGGCGAAGAGAAAAACGAACCGAAAGAGGCATAA
- a CDS encoding YerC/YecD family TrpR-related protein has protein sequence MSKKIRTEAVDHLFEAILCLKDKEECYTFFEDVCTINELLSLSQRFEVAKMLTDKRTYLDISEKTGASTATISRVNRSLNYGNDGYEMVFARMKKDNGEQGGEAE, from the coding sequence ATGAGCAAAAAAATCAGGACGGAGGCTGTGGATCATCTTTTTGAAGCGATCCTGTGCCTGAAGGACAAGGAAGAGTGTTATACATTTTTTGAGGATGTGTGCACCATCAATGAGCTGCTTTCTTTATCTCAGCGCTTCGAGGTAGCCAAGATGCTTACTGATAAGCGTACATACCTTGATATTTCCGAGAAAACAGGAGCTTCCACAGCTACGATCAGCCGTGTGAACCGTTCCCTGAACTATGGAAATGATGGTTATGAGATGGTATTTGCACGTATGAAGAAGGATAACGGGGAGCAGGGCGGCGAAGCAGAATAA
- a CDS encoding DUF1836 domain-containing protein — translation MTENEKEMMNSIFAKIAELDYIKPDEIPNIALYMDQVTTFMEDNLASTKRHHDDKILTKTMINNYAKNKLLPPPEKKRYSREHLLMLIFIYYFKNILSISDIQTLLGPITEKYFKSVTEKDMTYIYQEVFSMEQSQIRYLEKDLMRRFKSAGEIFEDADPEDKEFLHQFSFICLLSFDVYMKKMIIENMIDHMNSSKDTDSSKKDK, via the coding sequence ATGACAGAAAACGAAAAAGAAATGATGAACAGCATTTTTGCAAAAATTGCTGAGCTTGATTATATAAAACCCGATGAAATTCCCAATATTGCTCTTTACATGGATCAGGTCACAACCTTTATGGAAGATAATCTCGCTTCCACCAAGCGTCATCATGATGACAAGATCCTGACCAAGACCATGATCAACAATTACGCAAAGAACAAGCTCCTTCCCCCGCCGGAAAAGAAGCGCTATTCCCGGGAGCATCTGCTGATGCTGATCTTTATCTACTATTTTAAGAATATCCTCTCCATCAGTGATATCCAGACCCTTCTGGGACCGATCACCGAGAAATACTTCAAGTCCGTTACAGAAAAGGACATGACTTACATCTACCAGGAGGTTTTCAGTATGGAGCAGTCACAGATCCGTTACCTGGAAAAGGATCTTATGCGCCGTTTCAAAAGTGCCGGAGAAATTTTTGAGGACGCCGACCCGGAGGATAAGGAATTCCTTCACCAGTTTTCCTTTATCTGTCTTCTTAGCTTCGACGTATACATGAAAAAAATGATCATCGAAAACATGATCGACCACATGAATTCCTCAAAAGATACGGATTCCTCAAAAAAAGACAAATAA